The following are encoded in a window of Rosa chinensis cultivar Old Blush chromosome 4, RchiOBHm-V2, whole genome shotgun sequence genomic DNA:
- the LOC112196366 gene encoding uncharacterized protein LOC112196366: MDCNKEEAIRAKGIAEKKMESKDFAGARKIGVKAQQLYPDLENISQMLMVCEVHCSAEQKLFGNEMDWYGILQIDQKADELTIKKQYRKFALQLHPDKNKFSGAEAAFKLIGEAQRILLDRDKRNMHDMKRRASVSKTNVQYRPPMKASWNSNIHNFRSNLSGMNPQNQQQQQPTFWTMCPFCEVKYQYYRATALHKSLTCQSCKKPFIAYETNVQAPPTTINQQAYPQQKCGFSKVEMKSQGNFTAEKPKSESFQKSGPKVGGSSGIGSEKVNRKRDRKGDRKRVVEASESSDSESSADSEEDVVVDTDGVHQGYYGEQPRRSARSKQQVSYKENLSDDDDIPISKRGKRSGSSCATEEQNEDASKEEESKMNGQSEANTKGDEKKVQQKDSACLEESSKVQAKKMVNGEKSSESKEKVHENSASDTSSHEKIAEPLYSVPQNDFNDFDKIRTEECFKVGQLWAVYDNQNGMPRFYARIKKLNAPEFKVHITWLEADPDDDNGKKWANANLPISCGKFTQGQSDTTEDIGIFSHLISWEKIKNTYKIYPRKGETWAIFKDWNVNWCSDLDSNCKREFEYEYVEILSEYAEGVGIRVALLEKVNGFVSVFCQMVEEGKGTFQVPPGELLRFSHRLPSFKLTGDEGVGVPSGSVELDPASMLFSAEEIEARDKKSSTSELFSRWSDIRKPMMGNVATHQGDPKIINLGPEHNKPNQDHDAHEEVSIEVPDPEFYNFDADKSLQKFEIGQIWALYSDEDGLPKYYGQIKRIDSRKSKLKILVAWLECSSLPENSMEWRDEEMPISCGKFEVKRNQVQDYDSTMSFSHLVKAVPVSRTEFDILPKSGEVWALYKNWTPDISTSGLATCDYDIVEVCEDNGLQRKVLILRRVDGFNSVFKVEVKGGSAETMTIPKVELLRFSHSIPSFRLTEEKGGSLRGCWELDPAALPVRYFSQK, from the coding sequence ATGGATTGCAACAAAGAAGAGGCCATTAGGGCCAAGGGGATTGCTGAGAAGAAGATGGAAAGCAAGGATTTTGCAGGGGCTCGTAAGATTGGTGTGAAGGCACAACAACTCTATCCTGATCTGGAGAACATATCTCAGATGCTTATGGTGTGTGAAGTGCATTGCTCTGCTGAACAGAAATTGTTTGGGAATGAGATGGACTGGTATGGCATTCTTCAGATTGATCAGAAAGCAGATGAACTGACAATTAAGAAGCAGTACAGAAAGTTTGCTCTCCAACTTCACCCTGACAAAAACAAATTTTCCGGTGCAGAAGCTGCTTTTAAGCTGATAGGAGAAGCACAAAGAATACTTTTGGACCGTGACAAACGTAACATGCATGACATGAAACGCAGGGCTTCTGTTAGTAAAACAAATGTGCAGTATCGACCCCCAATGAAGGCGAGTTGGAATTCAAATATTCACAACTTCAGAAGCAATCTGTCAGGCATGAATCCTCAGAACCAGCAGCAACAGCAGCCCACTTTTTGGACTATGTGCCCATTTTGTGAGGTTAAGTACCAGTATTATAGAGCAACTGCCCTGCACAAATCTCTTACTTGTCAAAGCTGCAAGAAGCCCTTCATTGCATATGAGACAAATGTGCAAGCACCACCAACTACCATCAATCAGCAGGCATACCCCCAGCAAAAATGTGGTTTCAGCAAAGTTGAAATGAAATCTCAGGGGAACTTTACTGCTGAAAAACCCAAATCTGAATCTTTTCAAAAGAGTGGTCCGAAGGTAGGTGGTTCTTCTGGTATTGGTTCAGAAAAGGTGAACCGGAAGAGAGACAGAAAGGGAGACAGAAAGCGTGTGGTAGAAGCCAGTGAAAGCAGTGACTCTGAAAGCAGCGCCGACTCTGAAGAAGATGTGGTCGTTGATACGGATGGTGTTCATCAGGGATATTACGGGGAGCAACCTAGGAGATCTGCACGGAGTAAGCAGCAGGTATCTTATAAGGAAAATCTAAGTGATGATGATGACATTCCTATATCAAAAAGGGGGAAGAGGAGTGGATCCTCATGTGCCACTGAAGAACAGAATGAAGATGCTTCTAAAGAGGAGGAATCTAAAATGAATGGCCAATCTGAGGCTAACACCAAAGGAGATGAGAAAAAGGTGCAACAGAAAGATAGTGCTTGTCTTGAAGAGTCATCGAAGGTTCAGGCCAAAAAGATGGTGAACGGTGAGAAAAGTTCAGAAAGTAAAGAGAAAGTTCATGAGAATTCTGCATCAGATACAAGCTCCCATGAGAAAATTGCAGAGCCACTGTATTCTGTTCCCCAAAATGACTTCAATGACTTTGACAAGATCCGGACGGAAGAATGTTTTAAAGTTGGGCAGCTCTGGGCTGTTTATGATAATCAAAATGGGATGCCAAGATTTTACGCTAGGATTAAGAAACTTAACGCTCCCGAGTTCAAGGTGCATATAACCTGGCTGGAGGCGGACCCTGATGATGATAATGGGAAAAAATGGGCAAATGCAAACTTGCCAATTTCTTGTGGTAAATTCACACAAGGCCAGTCTGACACCACAGAAGATATTGGGATATTCTCTCATTTGATATCTTGGGAGAAGATTAAAAATACTTACAAGATATATCCAAGAAAGGGAGAGACTTGGGCCATTTTTAAGGACTGGAATGTGAACTGGTGCTCTGATCTGGACTCCAATTGTAAGCGTGAGTTTGAATATGAGTATGTTGAAATTTTGTCAGAGTATGCTGAGGGTGTTGGAATACGTGTTGCACTCTTGGAGAAGGTGAATGGCTTTGTGAGTGTTTTTTGTCAAATGGTGGAAGAAGGAAAAGGCACGTTTCAAGTTCCACCAGGTGAATTATTGAGGTTCTCTCACAGGCTTCCATCCTTTAAATTGACTGGTGATGAAGGAGTAGGAGTGCCATCAGGATCTGTTGAGCTTGATCCCGCCTCTATGCTCTTTAGTGCtgaggaaattgaagcaagagaCAAGAAAAGTAGTACCAGTGAGTTATTTTCTAGATGGTCAGATATAAGGAAACCTATGATGGGGAATGTAGCTACACACCAGGGCGATCCGAAGATCATAAATTTGGGGCCTGAACATAATAAACCTAATCAAGATCATGATGCTCATGAAGAAGTGTCAATTGAAGTTCCAGACCCTGAATTTTACAACTTCGATGCTGATAAATCCCTGCAAAAATTTGAGATTGGTCAGATCTGGGCATTGTACAGTGATGAAGATGGCTTGCCCAAATACTATGGACAGATCAAAAGGATTGATTCTAGGAAATCtaaattgaagattttggttgCATGGCTTGAATGCAGCTCACTACCAGAAAATTCGATGGAGTGGCGTGATGAAGAGATGCCTATTTCTTGTGGGAAATTTGAGGTTAAAAGGAATCAAGTCCAAGATTATGATTCTACCATGTCCTTTTCACATCTAGTCAAAGCAGTTCCTGTTAGTAGAACTGAATTTGATATCTTGCCCAAGAGTGGGGAGGTTTGGGCATTATATAAGAACTGGACTCCTGATATCTCGACTTCTGGCTTGGCAACCTGTGACTATGATATAGTCGAAGTGTGCGAGGACAATGGTTTGCAAAGAAAGGTACTGATTTTAAGGCGTGTGGATGGCTTCAACTCAGTTTTTAAAGTTGAAGTTAAAGGAGGATCAGCTGAAACTATGACCATCCCCAAGGTTGAGCTTCTCAGGTTTTCTCATAGCATTCCTTCTTTCCGGCTAACAGAAGAGAAAGGTGGCAGCCTTAGAGGCTGCTGGGAACTTGATCCTGCTGCTTTACCGGTCCGATACTTTAGTCAGAAGTGA